One Synechococcus sp. MU1617 DNA window includes the following coding sequences:
- a CDS encoding EF-1 guanine nucleotide exchange domain-containing protein — protein MGLSAIECPDGLCHSHHGGHAVERETMQSTLQLHGKGWCERLAERIYEISVDTFSQSVMPSLHTAGWQRRHLDWEFKLNDGESEPDRTLVDGMINATESFLRSSEVHRLFIQELVQGTFAEAENDDLRIKAVRTLVETEIVAMLEERKEELLDRLAQQLLDSANGDFTAARTASEEALMEVEHLVVNHAEAL, from the coding sequence ATGGGTCTCAGCGCAATCGAGTGTCCCGACGGCCTCTGTCACAGCCACCACGGTGGCCATGCCGTCGAACGGGAAACCATGCAGTCCACCCTCCAGTTGCACGGCAAAGGCTGGTGTGAACGGCTGGCGGAGCGGATCTATGAAATCTCCGTCGACACCTTCTCGCAAAGCGTGATGCCGAGCTTGCATACAGCCGGCTGGCAGCGGCGACATCTCGACTGGGAGTTCAAGCTCAATGACGGCGAAAGCGAGCCCGATCGCACTCTGGTGGACGGGATGATCAACGCCACGGAAAGCTTCTTGCGCAGCAGTGAAGTGCACCGCCTGTTCATCCAGGAACTCGTGCAGGGCACCTTCGCGGAAGCGGAAAACGATGACCTACGCATCAAGGCGGTGCGCACCCTGGTGGAAACCGAAATCGTGGCGATGCTTGAGGAACGGAAAGAAGAGCTGCTTGATCGGCTCGCTCAACAGCTGCTGGATTCAGCCAATGGGGATTTCACCGCTGCCCGCACCGCCTCGGAAGAGGCCTTGATGGAGGTGGAGCACCTGGTGGTCAACCACGCCGAAGCGCTCTGA
- a CDS encoding NAD(P) transhydrogenase subunit alpha produces the protein MFVEFLWVLLLGSLLGLELIGKVPPTLHTPLMSGANAISGITVLAALTAIIKAGDNTVVLLLGSVSLGFALFNVIGGFLVTDRMLAMFSRKPARKENR, from the coding sequence ATGTTTGTTGAATTCCTCTGGGTTCTCCTGCTTGGCAGCCTGCTTGGGCTGGAGTTGATCGGCAAGGTCCCCCCCACCCTGCACACTCCCTTGATGAGTGGTGCCAATGCCATTTCGGGCATCACCGTGTTGGCAGCGCTCACCGCCATCATCAAGGCTGGCGATAACACCGTGGTGTTGTTGCTGGGTTCCGTTTCGCTGGGCTTTGCCCTGTTCAACGTGATCGGGGGCTTCCTCGTGACCGATCGCATGCTGGCCATGTTCAGCCGCAAGCCTGCTCGTAAGGAGAACCGCTGA
- a CDS encoding NAD(P)(+) transhydrogenase (Re/Si-specific) subunit beta, which yields MTDLLKYAIELVAVLLLALGIKGLSKVRSARGANQLAALAMGLAVFGLLLNYLGTSGISIAAWTWIIAGTLVGGVLGAITAQRVPMTSMPETVALFNGCGGMSSLLVALAAALYPAVLDAAGPVAVVSIVVSVFVGAITFTGSIVAMAKLQGWLSTPTWMQSKARHAVNIALAVASLVGAVEMLRNADSSTGLWLVVVASGLLGIGVTLPIGGADMPVVISLLNSYSGVAAAAAGFVVGSQLLIVAGAMVGAAGLILTQVMCNGMNRSLVSVLFGGALGATAATGGGGGEYTNITSCSVEECALTLEAAERVVIVPGYGLAVAQAQHTLREVTRVLESAGIDVAYAIHPVAGRMPGHMNVLLAEADVPYEQLQEMDQINPEFPATDVVLVLGANDVVNPQAKSDPNSPLYGMPVLDVQDARTVFVVKRGMSAGYSGIKNDLFELANTSMLFGDAKKVLGDLLVELKDLGLGKK from the coding sequence ATGACTGACCTTCTCAAATACGCGATCGAGCTGGTTGCGGTTCTGTTGCTGGCACTCGGCATCAAGGGTCTCTCCAAAGTGCGTTCCGCCCGGGGTGCAAACCAGCTTGCCGCTCTGGCCATGGGCCTTGCGGTGTTTGGTCTGTTGCTCAACTACCTCGGCACCAGCGGCATCAGCATCGCCGCCTGGACCTGGATCATTGCTGGAACGTTGGTGGGGGGTGTGCTCGGTGCCATCACCGCCCAACGGGTGCCGATGACGTCGATGCCGGAGACGGTTGCCCTCTTCAACGGCTGCGGTGGCATGTCGTCGCTGCTGGTGGCCTTAGCTGCGGCGCTTTACCCAGCGGTCCTTGATGCGGCAGGCCCCGTGGCCGTGGTGTCGATCGTTGTCTCCGTGTTCGTGGGTGCGATCACCTTCACTGGTTCGATCGTTGCCATGGCCAAGCTGCAGGGTTGGCTGTCCACGCCGACCTGGATGCAGAGCAAGGCGCGCCATGCCGTAAACATCGCGCTGGCGGTGGCATCCCTGGTGGGTGCTGTTGAGATGTTGCGCAACGCTGATTCGAGCACCGGCCTCTGGCTGGTGGTGGTGGCCTCCGGCCTGCTGGGGATCGGGGTGACGCTGCCGATCGGCGGCGCTGACATGCCCGTGGTGATTTCCCTGCTGAACAGCTATTCCGGTGTGGCTGCGGCTGCTGCCGGTTTCGTGGTGGGCAGCCAGTTGTTGATCGTGGCCGGAGCCATGGTTGGTGCTGCGGGCCTGATCCTTACCCAGGTGATGTGCAATGGCATGAACCGTTCACTGGTGTCTGTGCTGTTTGGTGGCGCCCTCGGGGCCACGGCGGCCACCGGTGGTGGCGGTGGTGAATACACGAACATCACCAGTTGCAGTGTTGAAGAATGCGCCCTCACCCTTGAGGCTGCTGAACGGGTGGTGATTGTTCCGGGCTACGGCTTGGCCGTGGCTCAGGCGCAACACACGCTCAGGGAAGTGACTCGGGTGCTCGAAAGTGCTGGCATCGATGTTGCCTACGCCATTCACCCGGTGGCCGGCCGCATGCCGGGTCACATGAACGTGCTGCTGGCTGAGGCGGATGTGCCCTACGAGCAGCTTCAGGAGATGGATCAAATCAATCCCGAGTTCCCCGCAACCGATGTGGTGTTGGTGCTGGGTGCCAATGATGTGGTCAATCCCCAGGCCAAGAGCGACCCCAATTCGCCGCTCTACGGCATGCCCGTTCTGGATGTGCAGGACGCCCGCACGGTGTTCGTGGTGAAACGGGGCATGAGCGCTGGTTACTCCGGCATCAAGAACGATCTGTTCGAGTTAGCCAACACCTCGATGTTGTTTGGTGATGCCAAGAAGGTGCTCGGCGATCTCCTGGTGGAACTCAAGGATCTGGGCCTGGGCAAGAAGTGA
- a CDS encoding DEAD/DEAH box helicase, which produces MLRRRLELGGSSRDLLVFAGPGAGKTLGALLGFRAMRDQGRLDHFVVFCHRTSILNQWKTAAARLDLRLEEWPCPPEQSQGADGLLVTYQGAGRQREALGARLAQWDLSACMAIADEAHHLGVDPDEPDATAWGQTFLEITSSVRLRLGLTGTPFRADNLAFCAARRMRVRLDDGGWVEQIRPDLCVEPRDLIAAGDVRPLEFRFQDGWVEHSREGQPDRDVSPLSAEQRESWRARNLRRAIRLADSSSIGQQVLLRAQQKLNQLRERQPQAAGLVIARDISHAEAISRVLIDDGNRVELIHSQSPQATERLNAFQSGNADWLVSIDMCAEGFDAPRLRVVAYLTTVVTRSRFVQGITRAVRMTPELAAREAIPREASFVFAPADPLLMDYARSWSVAEPYVLRPLEQEAEDEQPGVGAWRGPSLPLEAVEDGAGAVIRLKTPELPAFLQH; this is translated from the coding sequence CTGCTGCGGCGCAGGCTCGAGCTTGGGGGCAGCAGCCGCGACCTGTTGGTGTTTGCAGGCCCAGGGGCAGGCAAAACCCTCGGGGCCTTGCTGGGATTCCGGGCCATGCGCGATCAAGGCCGGCTGGACCATTTCGTGGTCTTTTGCCACCGAACCTCAATCCTCAACCAGTGGAAAACCGCCGCGGCGCGTCTTGACTTGCGGCTGGAGGAGTGGCCCTGCCCGCCGGAGCAAAGCCAGGGAGCCGATGGTTTGTTGGTGACCTATCAGGGTGCCGGTCGCCAGCGTGAGGCTCTGGGGGCACGGCTCGCGCAATGGGACCTGAGCGCCTGCATGGCGATCGCCGATGAGGCCCACCATCTCGGCGTTGATCCCGACGAGCCGGACGCCACCGCCTGGGGGCAGACCTTTCTGGAGATCACCAGCAGCGTGCGGCTGCGCCTGGGGCTCACGGGCACCCCCTTTCGTGCCGACAACCTGGCGTTCTGCGCCGCCCGGCGCATGCGCGTGCGGCTGGATGACGGTGGGTGGGTTGAGCAAATCCGTCCGGACCTCTGCGTTGAACCCAGGGACTTGATCGCCGCAGGGGATGTGCGCCCCCTGGAGTTCCGCTTTCAGGACGGCTGGGTGGAACACAGCCGCGAAGGACAACCCGACCGCGACGTTTCGCCCCTATCGGCTGAACAACGGGAAAGCTGGCGCGCGCGCAACCTGCGTCGCGCCATCCGCCTGGCCGACAGCAGCAGCATTGGCCAGCAGGTTCTGCTGCGCGCCCAGCAGAAGCTGAATCAGTTGCGCGAGCGGCAGCCGCAGGCTGCTGGCCTTGTGATCGCCCGCGACATCAGCCACGCCGAGGCCATCAGCCGAGTGTTGATTGACGACGGCAACCGGGTGGAGTTGATCCATTCCCAGAGCCCCCAAGCAACGGAACGCTTGAACGCCTTCCAAAGCGGTAACGCCGATTGGCTGGTGAGCATCGATATGTGCGCGGAAGGTTTTGATGCACCACGCCTGCGGGTGGTGGCCTACCTGACCACCGTGGTGACCCGAAGCCGTTTTGTGCAGGGCATCACCCGAGCCGTGCGGATGACCCCCGAACTGGCCGCCCGCGAAGCCATTCCCAGGGAAGCCTCCTTCGTCTTTGCTCCAGCGGACCCACTGCTGATGGACTACGCCCGCTCATGGTCGGTGGCCGAGCCCTATGTGCTTCGCCCTCTTGAGCAGGAGGCCGAGGACGAGCAGCCGGGGGTTGGAGCCTGGCGCGGACCAAGCCTTCCCCTGGAAGCGGTGGAGGACGGAGCCGGCGCTGTCATCCGGCTGAAAACGCCGGAATTGCCCGCTTTTTTGCAGCACTGA
- a CDS encoding Re/Si-specific NAD(P)(+) transhydrogenase subunit alpha, with translation MFVLPRLVIPVESTPGETRVAATPDTVKKFISLGCSVSVERGAGTSSGYLDEAYAQQGADLIESGDTSAWNQADVLLCVQTPSASILGRLRQGALVVGLLSPYANEELTAALKRSGLSAMALELLPRISRAQSADALSSQANIAGYKSVLLASAALDRYFPMLMTAAGTVQPAKVVILGAGVAGLQAVATARRLGAVVYVSDIRPAVKEQVESLGARFIEPPEMEEKPAESGGYAKQASDAFLAAQRQQLSDQLAEADVAICTAQVPGRRAPRLISEDMLDRMRPGAVVVDLAVAQGGNCADTVPGQTVDRKGVKLIGGNDLPCSVPNHASALYARNLVALLEPTLKDGVLSLDPEDELIAGCLIAQDGTIRRGDVLTPGSN, from the coding sequence GTGTTCGTCTTGCCCAGACTTGTTATACCGGTGGAGTCGACACCGGGAGAAACCCGTGTCGCGGCAACACCGGACACGGTCAAGAAATTTATTTCGTTGGGCTGCAGCGTCTCAGTCGAACGCGGAGCCGGTACCTCCTCCGGATACCTTGATGAGGCCTACGCCCAGCAGGGCGCGGATCTTATTGAGTCGGGAGACACGTCGGCCTGGAACCAGGCAGACGTTCTGCTCTGCGTTCAAACCCCGAGTGCATCCATTCTGGGCCGCCTTCGCCAGGGAGCGCTGGTGGTGGGTCTGCTCTCCCCCTACGCCAATGAGGAGCTGACGGCCGCCCTGAAGCGCAGCGGCCTCTCCGCCATGGCGCTCGAGCTTTTGCCCCGGATCAGCCGGGCGCAGTCTGCTGATGCGCTGTCCTCGCAGGCCAACATCGCTGGCTACAAGTCGGTGCTGCTGGCCTCCGCCGCGCTGGACCGTTACTTCCCGATGCTGATGACGGCAGCGGGCACCGTTCAGCCGGCCAAGGTGGTGATTCTCGGAGCGGGTGTGGCAGGGCTGCAGGCGGTGGCCACAGCACGCCGTCTGGGTGCAGTGGTGTACGTCAGTGACATCAGACCGGCGGTAAAAGAACAGGTCGAATCCCTTGGAGCTCGTTTCATCGAGCCCCCAGAGATGGAGGAGAAGCCTGCGGAATCTGGTGGCTATGCCAAACAGGCTTCCGACGCCTTCTTGGCGGCCCAGCGTCAGCAGCTGTCTGATCAGCTGGCCGAGGCCGACGTGGCCATCTGCACCGCCCAGGTGCCGGGCCGTCGCGCTCCGCGTCTGATCAGTGAAGACATGCTTGATCGGATGCGCCCCGGCGCGGTGGTGGTTGACCTGGCCGTAGCCCAGGGCGGTAACTGTGCCGACACCGTTCCTGGTCAGACCGTGGATCGCAAGGGCGTGAAGCTGATCGGTGGCAACGATCTGCCTTGCAGCGTTCCCAATCACGCCAGTGCGCTTTACGCCCGCAACCTTGTGGCTCTGCTGGAGCCCACCTTGAAAGACGGCGTCCTCAGCCTCGATCCCGAGGATGAACTCATCGCCGGTTGTCTGATTGCCCAGGACGGCACCATCCGTCGTGGCGATGTCCTTACCCCAGGTTCCAACTGA